A genomic window from Flavobacterium azooxidireducens includes:
- a CDS encoding universal stress protein yields the protein MKKILIPTDFSQHAEYALKVAAQIAKKHDGEIILLHMLELPSQSGDAVNSSHAIPELMFFKNAAINKLESLMDAPYLEGLKVSEIIQFELAFDGIINLSKKNDIDLIVMGSHGASGFKDMFIGSNAEKVVRHSEVPVLIIKKEIPDFNIKKFVFASDFTDEVKNPFAKVVEVANKFGAELNLVMINTPNSFKSTLVAQEIMDKFVAQFQINSYSTHIFNDANVEKGILNFANSINADLIGMCTHGRKGLSHFFNGSISEDLVNHAIRPVLTFKI from the coding sequence ATGAAAAAAATTTTAATTCCAACCGATTTTTCTCAACATGCAGAATATGCCCTAAAAGTAGCGGCTCAAATCGCAAAAAAACATGATGGTGAAATCATTTTACTTCACATGTTAGAATTGCCTTCTCAATCTGGTGATGCCGTAAATAGTTCACACGCGATTCCCGAACTTATGTTCTTTAAGAATGCAGCTATTAACAAATTGGAAAGTTTGATGGACGCACCCTACTTAGAAGGTTTAAAAGTATCTGAAATTATTCAGTTTGAGTTGGCTTTTGACGGAATCATTAACTTGAGTAAAAAGAATGACATAGATTTGATAGTGATGGGTTCGCACGGTGCTAGCGGATTTAAAGATATGTTTATTGGATCTAACGCTGAAAAAGTTGTTCGTCATTCGGAAGTTCCGGTTTTAATTATTAAAAAAGAAATACCTGATTTTAATATTAAGAAATTTGTTTTTGCCTCTGATTTTACAGACGAAGTTAAAAACCCTTTTGCAAAAGTGGTTGAAGTTGCTAATAAGTTTGGTGCAGAATTGAACTTGGTAATGATTAATACACCAAATAGTTTTAAATCGACTTTGGTTGCACAAGAAATTATGGACAAATTTGTTGCTCAATTTCAAATTAACAGTTATTCAACACACATTTTTAATGATGCTAATGTTGAAAAAGGAATTTTGAATTTTGCAAATAGTATTAATGCAGATTTAATCGGAATGTGTACACACGGACGAAAAGGGCTTTCTCACTTTTTTAATGGAAGTATTAGTGAAGACTTGGTAAATCATGCCATTAGACCTGTATTAACTTTCAAAATATAA